A window of Shewanella mesophila contains these coding sequences:
- a CDS encoding YajD family HNH nuclease, protein MSTNQGQSKLDRVLAEAREYKAKRETGYREQALKLYPWVCGRCTREFTHSNLRELTVHHRDHNHDNNPSDGSNWELLCLYCHDNEHAKYEELIQYGSTTENKVEAATYNPFADLKGMMSKK, encoded by the coding sequence ATGTCAACCAATCAAGGTCAAAGTAAATTAGATCGCGTACTAGCAGAGGCGCGTGAATATAAAGCCAAGCGTGAGACTGGCTATCGTGAACAGGCGTTAAAACTCTATCCTTGGGTTTGTGGGCGTTGTACCCGCGAGTTTACTCACTCAAATCTACGTGAGTTAACTGTGCACCATAGAGATCATAATCATGATAACAATCCCTCTGATGGTTCCAATTGGGAGCTACTCTGCCTCTATTGCCATGACAATGAACATGCAAAATATGAAGAGCTTATTCAATATGGCTCGACGACTGAAAATAAAGTTGAAGCGGCGACGTATAATCCATTTGCCGACTTAAAAGGGATGATGAGCAAGAAATAA
- a CDS encoding 3-oxoacyl-ACP synthase III codes for MKYSRVFINSLAYELAPEVVSTSELESRLAPLYQKFRIPMGQLAALTGIQERRWWPKGHRLSDGALAAANKAIDETGISVSDLGAVVYTGVCRDQHEPATACRIAAELGVSKDTAIYDISNACLGVLSGILDIANRIELGQIKAGLVVSCESARHIVDITIDNMLAEPTMQNYAQSLATLTGGSGAVAVLITDGTLSLKGERQHQLLGASHLSAPEHHNLCQWGLQEAGTQLYREFMRTDGVALLKEGVELARHTWSHFLEQRNWVVEQVDKVICHQVGASNRKQVLSALNIPQEKEFPTYKLLGNMGTVSLPVTAAMAHDQGFLRKGDQVSFLGIGSGLNCMMLGLKW; via the coding sequence ATGAAATATTCTCGCGTTTTTATAAACAGTCTGGCCTATGAGCTGGCACCTGAAGTGGTCTCCACCTCAGAACTTGAGTCTCGATTAGCTCCTTTGTATCAAAAGTTCAGGATCCCTATGGGGCAGCTTGCTGCACTGACGGGTATTCAAGAACGCCGCTGGTGGCCAAAAGGACACCGTTTGTCTGACGGCGCATTAGCTGCGGCAAATAAGGCGATCGACGAAACGGGGATCAGTGTCAGTGATCTTGGAGCCGTCGTATATACCGGGGTTTGTCGTGATCAACACGAGCCAGCGACCGCTTGCCGAATTGCTGCAGAGCTTGGGGTGTCTAAAGATACCGCCATTTATGATATCAGTAACGCCTGCCTTGGAGTCTTGTCTGGTATTCTCGATATTGCCAATCGCATTGAGCTTGGACAGATAAAGGCTGGCCTTGTGGTTTCCTGTGAGTCGGCGCGTCATATTGTGGATATTACGATCGACAATATGTTGGCCGAACCAACCATGCAAAACTACGCCCAATCATTAGCCACCTTAACTGGTGGCTCTGGCGCCGTGGCGGTACTCATCACAGATGGCACACTGTCATTAAAGGGCGAACGTCAGCACCAGCTGCTTGGCGCAAGTCATCTGTCGGCGCCTGAGCATCACAACTTATGTCAATGGGGCCTACAAGAGGCTGGAACTCAGTTGTATCGTGAGTTTATGCGTACCGACGGCGTCGCCCTGTTGAAAGAAGGGGTGGAACTAGCTCGTCATACTTGGAGCCATTTCCTTGAGCAGCGTAACTGGGTCGTTGAGCAGGTCGATAAGGTCATTTGTCACCAAGTGGGCGCATCAAACCGCAAACAGGTGCTCAGTGCGCTTAACATTCCTCAAGAGAAAGAGTTTCCGACTTATAAATTGCTTGGCAATATGGGCACGGTATCCTTGCCAGTTACGGCGGCAATGGCACATGATCAAGGATTCCTGCGCAAAGGCGATCAAGTGAGTTTCCTTGGGATAGGCAGTGGTCTAAATTGCATGATGCTTGGACTTAAGTGGTAA
- a CDS encoding DUF1289 domain-containing protein: protein MQSPCVARCGLNDDEICMGCFRHIDEIVGWSSASEIKQQQIWQNLAQRKAQYASEEHHRSKEKERGKNSQIISREKWLEAEKRLAEQDA, encoded by the coding sequence ATGCAATCACCTTGCGTTGCACGATGCGGACTAAATGATGATGAGATCTGCATGGGCTGTTTTCGCCATATTGATGAAATCGTTGGCTGGAGTAGCGCTAGCGAGATTAAACAGCAGCAGATTTGGCAAAACCTTGCACAGCGTAAGGCGCAATACGCTAGTGAAGAACATCATCGCAGCAAAGAAAAAGAGCGAGGTAAAAACAGCCAGATAATCAGCCGAGAAAAATGGTTAGAGGCAGAAAAGCGCCTTGCAGAACAAGACGCGTAA
- a CDS encoding methyltransferase yields the protein MSYRELMHNLDQLLLASRSLWQVKAFDCEALPWEAEFPLLAKRVWQISDDEIDAIDLDNARLVETLLPALQQDLDNRSCDDNSNDKGDGAESRSFSESLSLLRSSLPPSIPTMRASVTSSSSSSVLSDSDGNKTLFGLDDDLLAHFSAHIKGRKWQQITAFASAIAGDQTEILEWCAGKGHLGRLIAKAQQRNVTSLEWQQILCDNGQAFADRWALPQRFICSDAFSKQAGVLLKPQQQAIALHACGDLHVALLRHASKANTASIAISPCCYHLINSQIYQGMSEVAKASRLRLSRHDLQLPLQQSVIANDKAKKLRLQEVAWRLGFDSLQRHVTGNNHYLPIPSIKQSQLSGDFEAFCYWAAKQKSVTLPSAWSAEHYLTLGLARQRLTRRIDLVAHLFRESLEKWLLLDRVCFLQEAGYQVNLTEFCAATITPRNALILAKKAN from the coding sequence ATGTCTTACCGCGAATTAATGCATAACTTAGATCAACTCTTATTAGCCAGTCGCTCGTTGTGGCAGGTTAAAGCGTTCGATTGTGAGGCTTTGCCCTGGGAGGCTGAATTTCCGCTGCTGGCTAAACGGGTGTGGCAGATCAGCGATGATGAGATAGACGCCATTGATCTTGATAACGCCCGCTTAGTCGAGACATTATTGCCTGCGTTGCAACAAGATCTTGATAATAGATCTTGTGACGACAATAGCAATGATAAGGGCGATGGGGCAGAAAGTCGGTCATTCTCTGAGTCATTGTCTCTGCTTCGCTCATCTTTGCCGCCATCGATACCAACGATGAGAGCATCAGTCACCAGTTCATCATCTTCGAGTGTGTTATCAGATAGTGATGGCAATAAGACACTATTCGGTCTCGATGACGATCTGCTTGCTCATTTTAGTGCTCATATCAAAGGGCGGAAATGGCAACAGATCACCGCATTTGCCAGTGCGATTGCTGGTGATCAAACCGAGATACTCGAATGGTGTGCGGGCAAGGGGCATCTTGGCCGCCTGATCGCTAAAGCGCAGCAGCGAAATGTCACCAGCTTAGAGTGGCAACAAATCTTATGCGATAACGGCCAAGCCTTTGCTGATAGGTGGGCACTACCGCAACGTTTTATCTGTTCAGATGCTTTTAGTAAGCAAGCAGGGGTGTTGTTGAAGCCCCAGCAGCAGGCGATAGCGCTGCATGCGTGTGGCGATCTTCATGTGGCATTATTGCGTCATGCATCTAAGGCCAATACGGCTTCAATTGCCATATCGCCCTGTTGTTATCATTTGATCAATAGTCAGATTTATCAAGGGATGTCAGAGGTCGCTAAAGCCAGTCGTTTGCGCTTAAGTCGCCATGATTTGCAACTGCCACTGCAACAAAGCGTGATCGCCAACGACAAGGCGAAAAAGCTGCGTTTACAAGAGGTGGCCTGGCGATTAGGTTTTGATAGCTTGCAGCGCCATGTGACTGGGAATAATCACTATTTGCCGATACCTTCGATTAAACAGAGCCAGCTCAGTGGTGATTTTGAGGCCTTTTGTTATTGGGCGGCGAAGCAGAAATCGGTCACTTTGCCGTCAGCTTGGTCGGCTGAACACTATTTGACCTTAGGGTTAGCGCGCCAGCGATTGACGAGGCGTATCGATCTGGTTGCTCATCTGTTTCGTGAGTCGTTGGAAAAATGGTTATTGCTCGATAGAGTCTGTTTTCTGCAAGAGGCAGGTTATCAGGTAAATTTGACCGAATTTTGTGCGGCAACGATTACCCCCAGAAATGCGTTAATTTTAGCCAAAAAGGCAAATTAA
- the oleC gene encoding olefin beta-lactone synthetase produces the protein MSDSPIKGLDNHTAGVNLCRHLQLAARQTPQELAVAVQQAKGLPFFNKTLSYQELDFKQLDELSDRLAFALNQFGISRGMKAVLMVTPSLDFFALTFALFKAGIIPILVDPGMGVKNLKQCFEEAEPDAFIGIPKAHLARRLFGWGQKSLKKLVTVAGSGFWGGRSLDKLLANIPCDQNNSYPIALLNSDEMCAILFTSGSTGTPKGVVYSHKMFEAQINALKHDYQIVHGERDLATFPLFSLFGPALGMASIVPEMDASKPITANPNYIFAAVERYQCTNMFVNPALIERLGEAGCNKIKLPSLKRVISAGAPATIASIKRFSQMLSDDVDVLNSYGATESLPISKIGSGALFATTDITDNGGGICVGSAIDGVNIAIIGITDNTLAQWNDDLCLPVGEIGEIVVRGEMVSHSYYRRDKATAEAKIVGAEGQLYHRMGDLGYLDKQRQLWMCGRKAHRVDAELASGIQRYFSIPCERIYNTHPSIKRSALVGIRINGKLTPLVCLELKLGVSCTNAAQLYHELTLLGEEHDQTQGITRFLIHPSFPVDIRHNAKIFREKLAVWAQATYKE, from the coding sequence ATGTCTGATAGTCCAATCAAGGGATTAGATAATCACACCGCTGGCGTCAACCTCTGTCGCCATCTGCAATTAGCCGCCCGCCAAACGCCACAAGAGCTAGCCGTCGCAGTTCAACAAGCTAAAGGTTTGCCCTTTTTCAATAAGACGCTGAGTTACCAAGAGCTGGATTTTAAGCAGCTCGATGAACTTAGTGATCGCCTCGCATTTGCACTCAATCAATTTGGCATTAGTCGTGGCATGAAAGCCGTATTGATGGTCACACCTAGTCTGGATTTTTTCGCACTGACTTTTGCGCTTTTCAAGGCGGGGATTATCCCAATCTTAGTCGATCCAGGTATGGGGGTTAAAAACCTCAAGCAGTGTTTCGAAGAGGCCGAGCCCGATGCCTTTATCGGCATCCCAAAGGCGCATCTGGCAAGAAGGCTGTTTGGTTGGGGGCAAAAGAGCCTTAAAAAATTAGTCACCGTTGCTGGCTCAGGTTTCTGGGGCGGTCGCTCGCTCGATAAGCTCTTAGCCAATATTCCATGTGATCAAAATAACAGCTACCCTATCGCGTTGCTAAACAGTGATGAGATGTGCGCAATCTTATTTACTAGCGGTAGTACGGGAACGCCCAAAGGGGTTGTTTATTCTCATAAGATGTTTGAGGCGCAAATTAATGCTCTTAAACATGATTATCAAATCGTTCATGGTGAGCGTGACTTAGCGACGTTTCCGCTGTTTTCGCTTTTTGGCCCAGCGCTGGGTATGGCATCCATTGTGCCAGAGATGGACGCCAGTAAACCTATTACTGCGAATCCAAATTACATTTTTGCCGCAGTTGAGCGTTATCAGTGCACCAATATGTTTGTTAACCCAGCATTAATTGAGCGTTTAGGGGAGGCAGGTTGTAACAAGATTAAGCTTCCCAGTCTGAAACGAGTGATCTCTGCTGGTGCGCCTGCAACTATAGCCTCTATTAAGCGATTCAGTCAGATGCTCAGTGATGATGTTGATGTGCTTAACTCCTATGGTGCGACCGAGTCACTGCCTATCAGCAAAATAGGCAGCGGAGCACTGTTTGCTACCACAGATATCACAGATAACGGCGGTGGCATTTGTGTCGGTAGCGCCATTGACGGGGTCAATATTGCCATCATCGGCATAACCGATAATACACTTGCTCAGTGGAATGATGATTTGTGTCTACCTGTTGGCGAGATTGGTGAAATCGTCGTCAGGGGAGAGATGGTCAGTCATAGCTATTACCGACGAGATAAGGCCACGGCTGAGGCAAAAATTGTCGGGGCAGAAGGTCAGCTTTATCATCGTATGGGTGATTTGGGCTATCTCGATAAACAACGGCAGTTATGGATGTGTGGCCGAAAAGCTCATAGAGTCGATGCCGAGCTTGCCAGCGGTATACAGCGCTATTTTTCGATCCCCTGTGAGCGTATCTATAACACCCATCCTAGTATCAAGCGTTCTGCATTGGTCGGAATTAGGATTAACGGTAAGCTAACGCCGCTGGTTTGCCTCGAACTTAAGTTAGGAGTGAGCTGCACCAATGCGGCGCAGCTATACCACGAGTTAACCCTGCTCGGGGAAGAACATGATCAAACCCAAGGGATCACGCGCTTTCTTATTCACCCTAGCTTTCCGGTTGATATTCGCCATAATGCTAAGATTTTTAGAGAAAAATTAGCTGTTTGGGCACAAGCAACATATAAAGAATAA
- the oleD gene encoding 2-alkyl-3-oxoalkanoate reductase, giving the protein MTITQLHPKEQAALTQLSARCQRVLVTGAGGFLGKVICERLIAAGIEVIGLARGAYPALTQMGVKMIAGDMSDPQTVNDAVKGCDAVFHVASKAGVWGSKQSYYRPNVDGCSNIINACISNNVAKLIYTSTPSVTFAGSDESGIDESQPYAASYLNYYGESKAKAEQLVVEANGKALASTGHLSTVSLRPHLIWGPNDPHLVPRVIERAKAKRLKLLGSEDKLVDTIYVDNAAYAHILAALALFDDKPSCAGKCYFLSNDEPITMATMLNKILASAQLPPVTKRVPAGVAYSIGVLLEAVYGLLGKQQEPIMTRFVAKQLSTSHYFDISAAKRDLSYQPLVSIDEGMLRLSFWLQQKK; this is encoded by the coding sequence ATGACGATAACTCAGTTGCATCCTAAAGAGCAGGCCGCATTGACTCAATTATCAGCCCGTTGCCAAAGAGTATTAGTCACTGGCGCGGGTGGTTTTTTAGGTAAAGTAATTTGTGAACGTCTTATCGCAGCAGGGATCGAGGTTATTGGCCTTGCCCGCGGCGCGTACCCTGCGTTGACCCAAATGGGCGTTAAGATGATCGCCGGTGATATGAGCGATCCTCAAACCGTCAATGACGCGGTTAAGGGCTGTGACGCGGTATTTCATGTGGCGTCAAAAGCGGGCGTGTGGGGGAGTAAGCAAAGCTATTATCGGCCAAATGTTGATGGCTGCAGTAACATTATTAATGCCTGCATTAGCAACAATGTGGCCAAGTTAATCTATACCAGTACGCCCAGTGTGACCTTTGCGGGTAGCGATGAGTCGGGTATCGATGAATCACAGCCTTATGCGGCGAGCTATTTAAACTATTATGGTGAATCTAAAGCGAAAGCTGAGCAGTTAGTAGTGGAGGCCAATGGCAAAGCCTTAGCAAGCACGGGTCACTTATCGACCGTGTCACTTCGGCCGCATCTGATCTGGGGGCCAAATGATCCTCATTTAGTGCCAAGGGTGATTGAGCGAGCAAAAGCGAAGCGATTAAAACTGCTCGGCAGCGAAGATAAACTGGTTGATACGATTTATGTCGACAACGCTGCCTATGCCCACATACTGGCGGCACTTGCTTTGTTTGACGATAAACCAAGCTGCGCAGGGAAGTGCTATTTTTTGAGCAACGATGAGCCGATAACCATGGCTACAATGCTTAATAAAATCTTAGCGAGCGCCCAATTGCCGCCAGTCACGAAACGCGTCCCTGCTGGGGTGGCCTATAGTATCGGTGTACTGTTAGAGGCAGTTTATGGACTGCTCGGTAAGCAACAAGAACCCATCATGACCCGATTTGTCGCCAAGCAGTTATCGACCAGTCACTATTTTGATATCTCGGCAGCTAAACGGGATCTTAGTTATCAGCCCTTGGTCTCTATTGATGAAGGAATGCTAAGGCTGTCATTCTGGTTACAACAAAAGAAATAG
- a CDS encoding alpha/beta fold hydrolase has protein sequence MLDTLFPFKRNYLDRNGNKLHYVNEGQGEPVVMVHGNPSWSFYYRNVISALSANHQCIVPDHIGCGLSDKPDDAGYDYTLNNRIDDLEALLDHLDVKQNITLIVHDWGGMIGMGFAARHPERIKKLVILNTGAFHLPESKPFPWALSICRNTLLGTVLVRGFNAFSSIASYVGVKRKAMPKAIRNAYVAPFNSWANRISTLRFVQDIPLKEGDRNYQLVSDIAASLEQFKSLPMMICWGLQDFVFDKAFLDEWKRRFPDAKVHEFADCGHYILEDASDEVVAHIREFMAQ, from the coding sequence ATGCTCGATACGCTATTTCCCTTTAAGCGCAACTATCTCGATAGAAACGGCAATAAATTACATTATGTAAATGAAGGTCAGGGCGAGCCCGTTGTGATGGTACACGGTAACCCTAGCTGGTCGTTTTATTACCGAAACGTGATCTCAGCGCTCAGTGCTAACCATCAATGTATCGTGCCTGACCATATAGGTTGCGGCTTATCGGATAAGCCCGATGATGCTGGTTATGATTACACCTTAAATAATCGTATCGATGATTTAGAAGCACTGCTTGACCACTTAGATGTTAAGCAAAACATCACTCTGATTGTGCACGATTGGGGAGGGATGATCGGAATGGGTTTTGCTGCCCGTCATCCTGAGCGGATTAAAAAGTTAGTCATTCTCAATACTGGCGCATTTCATCTGCCTGAGAGTAAACCGTTTCCTTGGGCGTTATCTATCTGTCGTAATACCCTGCTAGGCACCGTATTGGTTCGTGGTTTTAATGCATTTTCATCGATAGCGTCTTATGTTGGCGTTAAACGTAAAGCCATGCCTAAAGCTATTCGTAATGCCTATGTGGCACCGTTTAACTCATGGGCTAACCGCATCTCGACGCTGCGTTTTGTACAAGATATTCCGCTAAAAGAAGGGGATAGAAATTATCAGCTGGTATCGGATATTGCAGCCAGTCTTGAACAGTTTAAGTCACTGCCTATGATGATCTGTTGGGGCCTACAAGACTTTGTGTTTGATAAGGCATTTTTAGATGAATGGAAGCGTCGTTTCCCTGATGCTAAGGTTCATGAGTTTGCCGATTGCGGTCACTACATTTTAGAAGATGCAAGCGATGAGGTTGTCGCTCATATCCGCGAGTTTATGGCACAGTAA
- a CDS encoding DP-EP family protein, which yields MSKAPGQAHYVKVNVDLENGEPVFSYRHFNGEPCEGDVTITEAGTITYQLNDNTGKGLKFTGVGFITPFDGIVDAVTISSDGTLIQMVDLDNTPGTTKFQFVLSNAANTLLVLSPDPEVINRDVK from the coding sequence ATGTCTAAAGCACCCGGTCAGGCCCATTATGTGAAAGTGAATGTCGATTTAGAAAACGGTGAACCCGTATTCAGTTATCGCCATTTTAACGGCGAGCCTTGTGAAGGCGATGTTACTATTACCGAGGCGGGTACGATTACCTACCAGCTTAATGATAATACCGGCAAAGGCCTTAAATTCACCGGCGTGGGCTTTATAACTCCCTTCGATGGTATTGTCGATGCGGTAACGATTAGCAGTGATGGCACCTTAATTCAAATGGTGGACCTAGATAACACCCCAGGCACCACCAAATTCCAGTTTGTGTTATCCAATGCCGCCAATACATTGCTAGTGTTAAGTCCCGATCCAGAGGTTATTAATCGAGATGTAAAATAA
- a CDS encoding winged helix-turn-helix domain-containing protein has protein sequence MDENRYFFGDWQVVPSANTLRSGSVVKQLEPKAMDVLQLLCRHHGEVLSSDDIVAQCWPTAEVGDNPLHKIINQLRRALGDSATQPTYIETIRKRGYRTLAEVSFPVGSEEAAKEQGWQGDSPYPGLKAFGPEHAGVFFGRSQQIATLLERIGQQIQFGRGFCLVLGPSGSGKSSLVSAGVMPNLMSEHGYNGLNVKSFASLDLADVSSQHLLIDLASVMLDWEINDVPVFDGWSAEQLAHLLQTEPKSAIAHCNNVLRTHVDHLSQLALFIDRLEVLLSSPLFSDAERHQFVDLIEQLASSGSVLVISACRNDFYPLLVEYPSLMAGKSRGAHFDLAPPTRQELLQMIRLPAIAANLTWEFDQISAMPLDELICSDAAGNPDTLPMLQFMLQALYLQRSEDNQLSASVYRQLGGIEGAIGKQAEETITCLTAQQQASLPSVLSLLVTLKEDENSITSRSARWSQLNSQDERQLVQAMVDSRLFVSHLQNDNPCFSIAHEALLRRWPRVTEWIEAHHDSLSVKSRLFHLSQRWLSENKQSAYLLAAGKPLNEAEQLCDNPFFTLDKPELAFIAASRRRTQVRRWTGRATVALLCLLTFISILMSVKSHDAEQQAQQKRLAAENLLGFMVGDFADKLRGIGRMDLLDGISNKALEYFSDFSVDDDEKHLSFDARFQHGQTLEAMGEVAYSRNKVDEARSALLAAQNKMAPLLNLQPNHLDLLKALGANAFWLGQLHYDNSDWRATQPWFEQYLNYSQRMYRVAPDNVDAMMELSYAHNSLGSVYMKRKDFSRATAAFEQSLQLKLQALTLEPDNSQRIADVANARSWLASAILSTGEIDRALDIHQQIQSEFELLQFKKQPYLLDRVTSSYYISSKLLFYKGNIVNAYEKASKGLETIDEALVVDPDNQVWKSIRYYSLFQLLELSDQYFDSDNAFNIERLAVLLTADEQLTRSAKNREVWAAFQYAAARHLFNVGKHEQSQRYIEPAIASYQALTKEFSQNSSYTLRLAESQLLQAQLLQKKLSQKTPVNPTQHSAEITALCAKAHSLLSPIVLQDKDPRYGIPLAKALDCLGELDNSSELVQHLSSAGVGSITF, from the coding sequence ATGGATGAAAACCGCTATTTTTTTGGTGATTGGCAAGTCGTTCCCAGCGCTAATACCCTACGTTCTGGCTCAGTTGTAAAACAACTTGAGCCCAAAGCGATGGATGTATTGCAGCTGCTCTGTCGTCATCATGGTGAAGTGCTCAGCAGTGACGACATTGTCGCACAGTGTTGGCCTACTGCCGAAGTCGGTGATAATCCCCTCCATAAAATAATCAATCAGTTACGCCGAGCATTAGGCGACAGTGCGACTCAACCCACTTATATCGAAACGATACGCAAGCGTGGTTATCGCACGCTTGCCGAAGTGAGTTTTCCTGTCGGCAGCGAGGAAGCGGCAAAAGAGCAAGGTTGGCAAGGTGATTCTCCTTATCCAGGTCTTAAGGCATTCGGCCCCGAGCATGCTGGGGTCTTTTTTGGCCGTAGCCAGCAGATAGCCACCTTACTCGAACGTATCGGCCAGCAAATTCAATTCGGTCGAGGTTTCTGTTTAGTACTTGGTCCAAGCGGCAGCGGTAAGTCATCTTTGGTTAGTGCGGGGGTCATGCCTAACCTAATGAGCGAACACGGCTATAATGGCCTTAATGTTAAGTCTTTTGCTAGCTTAGATCTTGCAGATGTGTCGAGTCAGCATTTACTAATAGACTTAGCTAGTGTGATGTTAGATTGGGAAATCAATGATGTCCCAGTATTTGATGGGTGGAGCGCAGAGCAGTTAGCGCACTTATTGCAAACCGAGCCTAAATCTGCGATAGCGCACTGCAATAATGTGCTTCGAACCCATGTCGATCACCTGTCGCAACTGGCACTGTTTATCGACCGATTAGAAGTACTGCTCTCTTCGCCACTTTTTAGTGATGCAGAGAGACATCAATTTGTTGATTTAATAGAGCAACTTGCTAGCTCGGGTAGTGTATTAGTTATTAGTGCCTGTCGTAATGACTTTTACCCTTTGTTGGTGGAATATCCTAGTTTAATGGCGGGTAAATCTCGCGGTGCACATTTTGACCTTGCGCCGCCGACTCGCCAAGAGTTATTACAGATGATCCGTTTACCCGCTATTGCGGCTAATTTAACCTGGGAGTTTGATCAAATAAGTGCAATGCCTCTGGATGAACTTATCTGCTCCGATGCGGCAGGCAACCCCGATACCCTGCCGATGTTGCAATTTATGTTGCAGGCCTTGTATCTGCAACGCAGCGAAGATAATCAATTAAGCGCCAGTGTCTACCGTCAACTTGGCGGTATCGAAGGGGCTATAGGCAAACAAGCCGAAGAGACGATTACCTGTTTAACTGCGCAGCAGCAAGCAAGTTTACCTAGCGTATTATCGCTGCTAGTGACCTTAAAGGAAGATGAAAACAGTATTACCAGCCGCAGCGCGCGTTGGTCGCAGTTAAACAGTCAAGATGAACGTCAGTTAGTACAAGCCATGGTCGATAGCCGCTTGTTTGTCTCCCATCTGCAAAACGACAATCCCTGTTTTAGCATCGCCCATGAGGCGCTGCTTAGGCGATGGCCTAGAGTTACCGAATGGATAGAGGCTCACCATGACAGTTTGAGTGTAAAGAGCCGTCTGTTTCACCTATCTCAGCGCTGGCTGAGCGAAAACAAACAAAGTGCTTACTTGCTTGCTGCAGGTAAACCGCTAAATGAAGCTGAGCAGCTTTGTGATAACCCGTTTTTTACCCTAGATAAACCAGAGCTGGCGTTTATAGCTGCCTCACGGCGTCGCACCCAAGTTAGGCGCTGGACGGGGCGCGCGACGGTCGCACTCTTATGTCTGCTCACGTTTATCTCTATCTTAATGAGTGTTAAAAGTCACGATGCCGAGCAACAAGCCCAGCAAAAGCGCTTGGCTGCAGAAAACCTACTCGGGTTTATGGTGGGGGATTTTGCTGACAAGCTGCGTGGCATTGGCCGAATGGACCTGCTCGATGGGATCAGTAATAAAGCGCTGGAATATTTCAGTGACTTTTCGGTGGATGATGATGAGAAACACCTCAGTTTCGATGCCCGTTTTCAGCATGGTCAAACCTTAGAGGCGATGGGTGAGGTGGCTTATTCGCGTAATAAAGTCGATGAAGCCCGCAGCGCACTGTTAGCGGCTCAAAACAAAATGGCGCCGCTGTTAAACTTGCAGCCCAATCATTTAGATTTACTCAAAGCCTTGGGGGCCAATGCCTTTTGGCTAGGGCAACTGCACTACGATAACAGCGATTGGCGTGCTACACAGCCTTGGTTTGAACAGTATCTCAATTATAGTCAGCGGATGTATCGAGTGGCGCCTGATAATGTAGACGCCATGATGGAGCTCTCTTACGCTCATAACTCGCTGGGCTCTGTGTATATGAAGCGAAAGGATTTTAGTCGCGCTACCGCCGCTTTTGAGCAATCACTGCAACTGAAGCTACAAGCGCTAACGCTAGAACCTGATAACAGTCAGCGAATTGCCGATGTGGCTAATGCACGATCTTGGCTAGCAAGTGCCATTTTATCAACTGGTGAAATTGATCGCGCACTAGACATCCATCAACAGATCCAAAGTGAGTTTGAACTGCTCCAGTTTAAGAAGCAGCCTTATTTACTTGACAGAGTAACGAGTAGTTATTATATATCATCAAAGTTATTGTTTTATAAGGGTAATATTGTTAATGCTTATGAGAAGGCATCCAAAGGTTTAGAAACTATTGACGAGGCGTTAGTGGTAGATCCCGATAATCAAGTTTGGAAGTCAATTAGATATTATTCATTGTTCCAGTTGCTGGAGCTGAGCGATCAATATTTTGACAGCGACAATGCCTTTAATATTGAGAGATTAGCGGTTTTGTTAACGGCAGATGAACAACTGACTCGCTCAGCTAAAAATAGGGAAGTGTGGGCCGCGTTTCAATACGCGGCGGCGCGGCACTTGTTTAATGTTGGCAAGCATGAACAAAGCCAGCGCTATATCGAGCCTGCTATTGCGTCCTATCAAGCGTTAACCAAAGAGTTTAGCCAAAATTCTAGCTATACCCTGAGATTGGCAGAAAGCCAGTTATTACAGGCGCAGCTATTACAAAAAAAGTTATCACAAAAAACACCTGTTAACCCAACACAGCACAGCGCAGAGATCACCGCACTGTGCGCTAAGGCCCACAGCCTGCTTAGCCCGATAGTGTTACAGGATAAAGATCCCCGTTACGGGATCCCGCTGGCTAAAGCGCTCGACTGCTTGGGCGAGTTAGACAACAGCAGCGAGCTAGTGCAGCACCTCAGCAGCGCAGGCGTTGGCAGTATAACGTTTTAG